The following proteins are encoded in a genomic region of Candidatus Edwardsbacteria bacterium:
- a CDS encoding aminoglycoside phosphotransferase family protein: MVKVNIASVKPEVTQEKISELLKETFYQPIRDLTPVQGGLVAQTLSFKAGDGDYILRFMSGSMEASYQKEAFIYQNFATPEIPIPPIIKTGKFDDLFYCITRKMPGRGLKSLSDAEYQQILPGLAQTLHAIHKSDVSRWKGYGWIGDDGAGLFQTWKRFIAHANEEERPDGFFGQWHSLFETSFLERARFDEYYGRMLPLLEACPEGRYLLHGGYGYDNVLAQDGRVTAVLDWEAMYGDFAYDIACIDFWPRGVDHVELFRRHYAEKGMPLENYRERIACYKHYMGLDAMKFFAKTNNRQAYGYVCQILDKLQP, encoded by the coding sequence ATGGTGAAGGTTAATATTGCCAGCGTCAAACCAGAGGTCACACAGGAAAAAATATCAGAGCTGCTGAAAGAGACCTTCTATCAACCTATCCGCGATCTGACCCCGGTCCAGGGCGGGCTGGTCGCCCAGACGCTGTCGTTCAAAGCCGGGGATGGCGACTACATTCTGCGATTCATGTCCGGCAGCATGGAAGCCAGCTACCAGAAGGAAGCTTTCATTTACCAGAACTTCGCCACTCCCGAAATACCCATACCCCCGATCATCAAGACCGGAAAGTTTGATGACCTGTTCTATTGCATCACCCGCAAGATGCCAGGCCGAGGATTGAAGTCACTGAGCGATGCCGAGTACCAACAGATCCTGCCCGGCCTGGCCCAAACCCTGCACGCCATCCATAAATCCGACGTCAGCCGCTGGAAGGGATACGGCTGGATCGGCGACGACGGCGCCGGGTTGTTCCAGACCTGGAAGAGGTTTATCGCCCATGCCAACGAAGAGGAGCGCCCGGATGGGTTTTTCGGCCAATGGCATTCGCTTTTCGAGACCTCCTTCCTGGAGCGCGCCCGGTTCGACGAATACTACGGCCGGATGCTGCCCCTGCTGGAGGCCTGCCCGGAGGGCCGTTACCTATTACACGGCGGATACGGTTATGACAATGTGCTGGCCCAGGATGGCAGGGTGACGGCGGTGCTGGATTGGGAGGCAATGTACGGCGATTTTGCCTACGACATTGCCTGTATAGATTTCTGGCCGCGCGGCGTCGATCATGTTGAATTGTTTCGAAGGCACTATGCCGAGAAGGGCATGCCCCTTGAAAACTACCGGGAACGGATAGCTTGCTATAAGCATTACATGGGGCTGGATGCCATGAAGTTCTTTGCCAAGACCAATAACCGCCAGGCATACGGGTACGTCTGCCAGATCCTGGATAAACTGCAGCCGTGA
- a CDS encoding ORF6N domain-containing protein, with the protein MPERNLIKVEQIQKRIYTLRGAQAMLDSDLAELYQVDVKVLNQAVKRNNKRFPAEFMFQLTKEEYDVLRSQLEASETRKSLRSQSVTLDNKRGLHRKYLPYAFTEQGVAMLSAVLKSNTAVKMSINIMTAFIAMRRFIASNAQVFQRIDVLETKQNETDKKLDTVLSAIENKDIQPKQGIFYDGQIFDAYKFVSDLFRSAKKSIIIIDNYVDDTVLTHLTKRRKEVKAVILTKEISKQLSLDLKKHNEQYPPIEIKGFKVTHDRFIIIDESEVYLLGASLKDLGKKWFAFSKIDIGIAEMLEKLKNIP; encoded by the coding sequence ATGCCTGAAAGAAATTTAATAAAAGTTGAACAAATTCAAAAAAGAATATATACGCTCCGTGGCGCACAAGCAATGTTAGACAGCGACCTAGCAGAACTATACCAGGTTGATGTTAAAGTGCTGAACCAAGCAGTAAAGCGCAACAACAAAAGATTTCCTGCGGAATTCATGTTCCAACTCACGAAAGAAGAGTATGATGTATTGCGTTCACAACTTGAAGCATCAGAAACAAGAAAATCTTTAAGGTCACAATCTGTGACCTTAGACAATAAAAGAGGATTGCATCGAAAATACTTGCCTTATGCCTTTACAGAACAGGGCGTTGCTATGCTCTCAGCGGTTCTAAAAAGCAATACTGCCGTTAAAATGAGTATTAATATAATGACCGCTTTTATTGCAATGCGTCGCTTTATTGCGTCGAATGCCCAAGTGTTCCAAAGAATTGATGTTTTGGAAACAAAACAGAATGAAACCGACAAAAAATTGGATACGGTTTTATCCGCCATAGAAAACAAGGATATTCAACCGAAACAAGGAATCTTTTATGATGGGCAGATATTTGACGCTTATAAATTCGTTTCCGACCTTTTCCGTAGCGCAAAAAAATCCATAATAATCATTGATAACTATGTTGACGATACCGTACTAACTCATTTGACAAAACGTCGAAAAGAGGTAAAGGCTGTGATTTTAACCAAGGAAATATCAAAACAATTATCACTTGATCTAAAAAAACACAATGAACAATATCCACCAATTGAAATAAAAGGGTTCAAGGTTACTCATGATCGATTTATAATTATTGATGAAAGTGAGGTATATCTTTTAGGCGCGTCGCTTAAAGACCTCGGGAAAAAGTGGTTTGCTTTTTCTAAAATAGACATCGGCATTGCTGAAATGTTAGAAAAGCTTAAGAATATACCGTAA